One genomic segment of Motacilla alba alba isolate MOTALB_02 chromosome 1A, Motacilla_alba_V1.0_pri, whole genome shotgun sequence includes these proteins:
- the KIN gene encoding DNA/RNA-binding protein KIN17 isoform X1 yields the protein MGKSDFLSPKAIANRIKSKGLQKLRWYCQMCQKQCRDENGFKCHCMSESHQRQLLLASENPQQFMDYFSEEFRNDFLELLRRRFGTKRVHNNIVYNEYISHREHIHMNATQWETLTDFTKWLGREGLCKVDETPKGWYIQYIDRDPETIRRQQEQERKKKQDLDDEEKTAKFIEQQVRRGLEGKELEMPVYTELNRENEEEKVTFNLNKGASTSVAASSKTSSVLGQNALKMVEGAVKRKEVAHSSGQSKEKKKKSALDEIMELEEEKKRTSRRDYWLQPEIIVKIVTKKLGEKYHKKKAVVKEVIDKYTAVVKVIDSGDKLKLDQTHLETVIPAPGKKVMVLNGGYRGNEGILESINEKRFSVTITIDSGPLKGRRVEDIQYEDVSKLA from the exons ATGGGCAAGTCGGATTTCCTCAGCCCCAAGGCCATCGCCAACCGCATCAAGTCCAAAGGGCTGCAGAAGCTGCGCTGGTACTGCCAGATGTGCCAGAAGCAGTGCCGCGATGAG AATGGCTTCAAGTGTCACTGCATGTCTGAGTCCCACCAGAGGCAGTTGCTGCTGGCTTCTGAAAATCCTCAGCAATTCATGGATTACTTCTCTGA gGAATTCCGAAATGATTTCCTAGAATTGCTCCGGAGGAGATTTg gaACAAAGAGAGTGCACAATAATATTGTGTACAATGAATACATCAGCCATCGAGAACACATCCACATGAATGCCACACAATGGGAGACACTGACTGATTTTACAAAATGGCTGGGGAGAGAAG GTCTTTGCAAGGTTGATGAGACCCCTAAAGGCTGGTACATTCAGTACATCGACAGGGACCCAGAGACCATTCGCAGGCAGCAGgaacaagagaggaaaaagaaacaggacCTTGATGATGAGGAAAAAACTGCCAAATTCATTGAGCAGCAAGTTAGAAGAGGTTTGGAGGGGAAAGAACTG GAAATGCCAGTCTATACTGAACTAaatagagaaaatgaagaagaaaaag ttacatttaatttaaacaaaggAGCAAGTACTTCAGTCGCAGCATCTTCTAAAACAAG CAGTGTCCTTGGACAGAATGCACTGAAGATGGTGGAGGGGgcagttaaaagaaaagaagtagcTCATAGCTCTGGTCAgtccaaagagaaaaagaagaaatctgcaCTGGATGAGATCATGGAG CttgaagaggagaagaaaagaacatcTCGAAGAGACTACTGGTTACAGCCT GAAATTATTGTAAAAATTGTAACAAAAAAGCTTGGCGAGAAGTACCACAAGAAGAAGGCAGTTGTTAAG GAAGTGATTGACAAATACACAGCAGTTGTGAAGGTGATTGACTCTGGGGACAAACTGAAGCTTGATCAGACACATCTGGAGACTGTAATACCAGCACCAG gcaaGAAAGTGATGGTATTAAATGGTGGGTACAGGGGAAATGAAGGTATTTTGGAGTCCATCAATGAGAAGAGGTTTTCAGTGACAATAACAATTGACTCA GGACCTTTAAAAGGGCGCAGAGTCGAAGATATCCAGTATGAAGATGTTTCCAAACTTGCCTGA
- the KIN gene encoding DNA/RNA-binding protein KIN17 isoform X2 has protein sequence MGKSDFLSPKAIANRIKSKGLQKLRWYCQMCQKQCRDENGFKCHCMSESHQRQLLLASENPQQFMDYFSEEFRNDFLELLRRRFGTKRVHNNIVYNEYISHREHIHMNATQWETLTDFTKWLGREGLCKVDETPKGWYIQYIDRDPETIRRQQEQERKKKQDLDDEEKTAKFIEQQVRRGLEGKELEMPVYTELNRENEEEKVTFNLNKGASTSVAASSKTSVLGQNALKMVEGAVKRKEVAHSSGQSKEKKKKSALDEIMELEEEKKRTSRRDYWLQPEIIVKIVTKKLGEKYHKKKAVVKEVIDKYTAVVKVIDSGDKLKLDQTHLETVIPAPGKKVMVLNGGYRGNEGILESINEKRFSVTITIDSGPLKGRRVEDIQYEDVSKLA, from the exons ATGGGCAAGTCGGATTTCCTCAGCCCCAAGGCCATCGCCAACCGCATCAAGTCCAAAGGGCTGCAGAAGCTGCGCTGGTACTGCCAGATGTGCCAGAAGCAGTGCCGCGATGAG AATGGCTTCAAGTGTCACTGCATGTCTGAGTCCCACCAGAGGCAGTTGCTGCTGGCTTCTGAAAATCCTCAGCAATTCATGGATTACTTCTCTGA gGAATTCCGAAATGATTTCCTAGAATTGCTCCGGAGGAGATTTg gaACAAAGAGAGTGCACAATAATATTGTGTACAATGAATACATCAGCCATCGAGAACACATCCACATGAATGCCACACAATGGGAGACACTGACTGATTTTACAAAATGGCTGGGGAGAGAAG GTCTTTGCAAGGTTGATGAGACCCCTAAAGGCTGGTACATTCAGTACATCGACAGGGACCCAGAGACCATTCGCAGGCAGCAGgaacaagagaggaaaaagaaacaggacCTTGATGATGAGGAAAAAACTGCCAAATTCATTGAGCAGCAAGTTAGAAGAGGTTTGGAGGGGAAAGAACTG GAAATGCCAGTCTATACTGAACTAaatagagaaaatgaagaagaaaaag ttacatttaatttaaacaaaggAGCAAGTACTTCAGTCGCAGCATCTTCTAAAACAAG TGTCCTTGGACAGAATGCACTGAAGATGGTGGAGGGGgcagttaaaagaaaagaagtagcTCATAGCTCTGGTCAgtccaaagagaaaaagaagaaatctgcaCTGGATGAGATCATGGAG CttgaagaggagaagaaaagaacatcTCGAAGAGACTACTGGTTACAGCCT GAAATTATTGTAAAAATTGTAACAAAAAAGCTTGGCGAGAAGTACCACAAGAAGAAGGCAGTTGTTAAG GAAGTGATTGACAAATACACAGCAGTTGTGAAGGTGATTGACTCTGGGGACAAACTGAAGCTTGATCAGACACATCTGGAGACTGTAATACCAGCACCAG gcaaGAAAGTGATGGTATTAAATGGTGGGTACAGGGGAAATGAAGGTATTTTGGAGTCCATCAATGAGAAGAGGTTTTCAGTGACAATAACAATTGACTCA GGACCTTTAAAAGGGCGCAGAGTCGAAGATATCCAGTATGAAGATGTTTCCAAACTTGCCTGA
- the ATP5F1C gene encoding ATP synthase subunit gamma, mitochondrial isoform X1 produces the protein MFARGAAVALVQPQWGQVRNMATLKDITRRLKSIKNIQKITKSMKMVSAAKYARAERELKPARVYGTGALSLYEKAEIKAPEDKKKHLLIGVSSDRGLCGAIHTSIAKTLKNEITNLSNAGKEVMVVGVGDKIRGLLQRTHGNYFLLTFKEVGRRPPSFGDASAIALELLNSGYEFDEGSVIYNRFRSVISYKTDEKPIFSFETVAGSESLSIYDDIDADVLRNYQEFTLANILYYSLKESTTSEQSARMTAMDNASKNASEMIDKLTLTFNRTRQAVITKELIEIISGAAALD, from the exons ATGTTCGCCCGGGGCGCCGCGGTCGCGCTGGTGCAGCCGCAATG GGGCCAAGTCAGGAATATGGCAACACTAAAAGACA TCACCAGGCGTTTGAAGTCCATCAAGAACATCCAGAAGATCACCAAGTCCATGAAGATGGTTTCTGCAGCCAAATACGCAAGAGCTGAGAGGGAGCTGAAGCCTGCGAGGGTCTATGGAACAGGAGCTCTGT ctctctatgagaaagcagaaataaaggcaCCTGAGGACAAGAAGAAGCACCTCCTTATTGGTGTGTCCTCCGACCGAGGCCTGTGTGGTGCTATCCATACATCTATTGCTAAAACCCTGAAGAACGAGATTACCAACCTCTCAAACGCAGGCAAAGAGGTTATGGTGGTTGGAGTAGGTGACAAGATCAGAGGCCTTCTTCAAAG GACACATGGCAACTATTTCCTGCTGACATTCAAAGAGGTGGGACGGAGACCTCCAAGCTTTGGAGATGCCTCAGCCATTGCTTTAGAGCTGTTAAACTCTGGGTATGAATTTGATGAAGGCTCTGTCATCTACAATCGGTTCAG GTCTGTCATCTCTTACAAGACTGATGAAAAACCAATCTTCTCCTTTGAAACTGTGGCTGGCTCTG AAAGCCTAAGTATCTATGATGATATTGATGCTGACGTGCTGAGAAACTACCAGGAGTTCACGCTAGCAAACATTCTGTACTACTCCCTGAAAGAATCCACCACCAGCGAGCAGAGCGCCAGGATGACTGCCATGGACAACGCTAGCAAGAATGCTT CTGAGATGATTGACAAGCTGACCTTGACCTTCAACCGCACCCGTCAAGCCGTCATCACCAAGGAGCTCATTGAGATCatctctggtgctgctgctct GGATTAA
- the ATP5F1C gene encoding ATP synthase subunit gamma, mitochondrial isoform X2, whose translation MFARGAAVALVQPQWGQVRNMATLKDITRRLKSIKNIQKITKSMKMVSAAKYARAERELKPARVYGTGALSLYEKAEIKAPEDKKKHLLIGVSSDRGLCGAIHTSIAKTLKNEITNLSNAGKEVMVVGVGDKIRGLLQRTHGNYFLLTFKEVGRRPPSFGDASAIALELLNSGYEFDEGSVIYNRFRSVISYKTDEKPIFSFETVAGSESLSIYDDIDADVLRNYQEFTLANILYYSLKESTTSEQSARMTAMDNASKNASEMIDKLTLTFNRTRQAVITKELIEIISGAAAL comes from the exons ATGTTCGCCCGGGGCGCCGCGGTCGCGCTGGTGCAGCCGCAATG GGGCCAAGTCAGGAATATGGCAACACTAAAAGACA TCACCAGGCGTTTGAAGTCCATCAAGAACATCCAGAAGATCACCAAGTCCATGAAGATGGTTTCTGCAGCCAAATACGCAAGAGCTGAGAGGGAGCTGAAGCCTGCGAGGGTCTATGGAACAGGAGCTCTGT ctctctatgagaaagcagaaataaaggcaCCTGAGGACAAGAAGAAGCACCTCCTTATTGGTGTGTCCTCCGACCGAGGCCTGTGTGGTGCTATCCATACATCTATTGCTAAAACCCTGAAGAACGAGATTACCAACCTCTCAAACGCAGGCAAAGAGGTTATGGTGGTTGGAGTAGGTGACAAGATCAGAGGCCTTCTTCAAAG GACACATGGCAACTATTTCCTGCTGACATTCAAAGAGGTGGGACGGAGACCTCCAAGCTTTGGAGATGCCTCAGCCATTGCTTTAGAGCTGTTAAACTCTGGGTATGAATTTGATGAAGGCTCTGTCATCTACAATCGGTTCAG GTCTGTCATCTCTTACAAGACTGATGAAAAACCAATCTTCTCCTTTGAAACTGTGGCTGGCTCTG AAAGCCTAAGTATCTATGATGATATTGATGCTGACGTGCTGAGAAACTACCAGGAGTTCACGCTAGCAAACATTCTGTACTACTCCCTGAAAGAATCCACCACCAGCGAGCAGAGCGCCAGGATGACTGCCATGGACAACGCTAGCAAGAATGCTT CTGAGATGATTGACAAGCTGACCTTGACCTTCAACCGCACCCGTCAAGCCGTCATCACCAAGGAGCTCATTGAGATCatctctggtgctgctgctct GTGA